The Parachlamydia acanthamoebae genome has a window encoding:
- a CDS encoding ribonucleotide-diphosphate reductase subunit beta, with translation MSSCLIPEEAEAAAQQKRILNCKQVDVNQLMPLKYHWAWEHYLNGCHNNWMPSEVPMQKDIELWKSNRLSNDERLVIMRNLGFFSTAESLVGNNIVLAIFKHLTNAEARQYLLRQAFEEAVHTHTFHYIVESLSLDQREVFDMYNAVNSIHAKDAFEMKLTEEVMQEGFTTDTPEGVQTFLKNLIGFYIIMEGIFFYSGFVMILSFHRKNIMTGIGEQFQYILRDESIHLNFGIDLINTIKEENPEVWTPEFKDQIIDMVKEAVELEIQYAADCLPNGILGLNAALFRDYVGYIADRRLERIGLKPQYNTANPFPWMSEVMDLDKEKNFFETRVTQYQSGAALVW, from the coding sequence ATGTCGAGTTGTCTTATTCCTGAGGAAGCGGAAGCAGCCGCACAACAAAAGCGCATTTTAAATTGCAAGCAAGTTGATGTGAATCAACTGATGCCTTTAAAATATCATTGGGCTTGGGAACATTATTTGAATGGGTGTCATAACAACTGGATGCCTTCAGAAGTTCCGATGCAGAAAGATATCGAATTATGGAAATCAAATCGTTTAAGCAACGACGAAAGACTTGTGATTATGCGCAACCTTGGCTTTTTCAGCACAGCTGAAAGCTTGGTGGGAAACAACATTGTTTTGGCTATTTTTAAGCACTTAACAAATGCTGAAGCGCGTCAGTATTTGCTAAGACAAGCTTTTGAAGAAGCTGTACATACGCATACTTTTCATTACATCGTGGAATCTCTTTCTCTTGATCAAAGAGAAGTTTTTGACATGTATAATGCTGTAAACTCCATTCATGCAAAAGATGCGTTTGAGATGAAGCTTACAGAAGAAGTTATGCAGGAAGGGTTCACGACAGATACTCCAGAAGGGGTTCAAACGTTTTTGAAGAACTTGATTGGATTTTACATCATTATGGAAGGAATCTTCTTCTATAGTGGATTTGTGATGATCCTCTCTTTCCATCGTAAAAATATTATGACGGGAATTGGCGAACAATTTCAGTACATTTTAAGGGACGAAAGTATCCACCTCAACTTCGGAATCGATTTGATTAATACAATCAAAGAAGAAAATCCAGAAGTGTGGACACCTGAGTTTAAAGATCAAATCATAGACATGGTAAAAGAAGCTGTTGAGCTTGAAATTCAGTATGCGGCTGATTGCTTGCCAAATGGAATTTTGGGTTTAAATGCGGCTCTTTTCCGCGACTATGTCGGTTATATTGCGGACCGACGATTAGAAAGAATTGGTTTAAAGCCTCAATATAATACAGCGAATCCATTCCCTTGGATGAGTGAAGTCATGGACTTAGACAAAGAGAAAAACTTCTTTGAAACACGTGTGACTCAATACCAAAGCGGCGCAGCCCTCGTTTGGTAA
- a CDS encoding ribonucleoside-diphosphate reductase subunit alpha: protein MSDTSPGTLCPSEFASESKNLWVVKRNGSSVSFDGERIRLAITKAFRAELLLGADQALPEEIQKVTNGITSAVISSILSLTRDEPVPIEKIQDLVEKELMQEGYHQVARGYILYREERKRARAFKETAIPANEQVKSTLYVTYPDGTKSPLNTQKMQSKMEHACADFKELCNPQELIEEMLKHLYDGVLFKELNESAIFSARSKIEKEPAYNYVAARLLLQDIYNEVFEQECHPSEVANLHVSHFEQYIRKGVMAKRLTPELFGYDLEKLAQNLDSSRDKLFTYIGVQTLYDRYLIHVKNDRIETPQYFWMRVAMGLALNEKENREERAIEFYNVLSQFHFISSTPTLFNSGSLHPQLSSCYLSTVQDDLVNIFKVIADNASLSKWSGGIGNDWTNIRATGATIHGTNGLTQGVVPFLKVANDTAVAVNQGGKRKGAVCAYLETWHLDIEDFVELRKNTGDERRRTHDMNTANWIPDLFMKRVREQSVWTLFNPSDTPDLHDLYGIEFEKRYCEYERLAQEGKIKLFKVIPAMDLWRKMITMLFETGHPWMTFKDPSNIRSPQSHAGVVHSSNLCTEILLNTSENETAVCNLGSINLAAHIKGDFLDEQFLAKTIRTAMRMLDNVIDINYYPTKEARESNLRHRPVGLGLMGFQDALYHFRIAYDSQEAVEFADASMEMISYHAILASTELAKERGVYSSYRGSKWSQGILPIDSIALLDNERKGYLHMDRTSKKDWSVVRKEIQKHGMRNCNTMAIAPTATIAHISGLSQSIEPTFSLLYVKSNLSGEFAVLNEWLVKDLKERDLWNQDMLDELKYYDGSVQEIEQFPEDLKGLYKTAFEIEPKWLIECASRRQKWIDMGQSLNLYVNAPDGRKLSDMYLLAWEKGLKTTYYLRSKAATQVEKSTLDINKKGIQPRWMKSRSASGSIRVERDSSIPKSCSLSGDECESCQ from the coding sequence ATGTCTGATACATCACCGGGGACTTTATGCCCCTCTGAATTTGCAAGCGAGTCCAAGAACTTGTGGGTAGTTAAACGCAATGGTTCTTCCGTGTCGTTTGATGGAGAAAGAATTCGTTTGGCGATTACAAAGGCATTTCGTGCTGAGCTGCTTTTGGGAGCTGACCAAGCTTTACCTGAGGAAATCCAAAAGGTGACGAATGGAATCACGTCCGCTGTCATTTCATCTATCCTTTCTTTAACAAGAGACGAACCCGTCCCTATCGAAAAGATCCAAGATCTTGTCGAAAAAGAATTAATGCAAGAAGGATATCATCAGGTTGCACGTGGGTATATTTTATACAGAGAAGAAAGAAAAAGAGCGCGAGCATTTAAAGAAACGGCGATACCCGCTAACGAACAGGTAAAATCTACTTTGTACGTGACGTATCCTGATGGAACAAAATCCCCATTAAACACACAAAAAATGCAATCCAAAATGGAGCATGCTTGCGCCGACTTTAAAGAGTTGTGCAATCCGCAAGAATTGATTGAAGAAATGCTTAAGCATCTTTATGATGGTGTGCTTTTTAAAGAATTGAATGAATCCGCAATCTTTTCTGCACGTTCAAAAATTGAAAAAGAACCCGCATACAACTATGTAGCTGCACGTTTACTTCTTCAAGATATTTACAATGAAGTTTTTGAACAAGAATGCCACCCTTCAGAAGTTGCTAACTTGCACGTATCCCATTTTGAGCAATATATCAGAAAAGGGGTAATGGCTAAGCGTTTAACACCTGAATTATTTGGATATGACTTAGAGAAGTTGGCCCAAAACTTAGATTCTTCGCGCGATAAGCTATTTACTTACATTGGTGTTCAAACACTCTATGACCGTTATCTGATCCATGTTAAAAATGATCGCATCGAAACACCGCAATACTTTTGGATGCGTGTTGCGATGGGTCTCGCTTTAAATGAAAAGGAAAACCGAGAAGAGCGAGCCATTGAGTTTTATAACGTCTTATCTCAGTTCCATTTTATTTCTTCTACACCGACCCTGTTCAATTCTGGATCTTTGCATCCTCAATTGAGCTCTTGCTACCTTTCTACAGTGCAAGATGATTTGGTTAACATCTTTAAAGTGATTGCTGACAATGCGAGTTTATCCAAGTGGTCAGGAGGAATTGGTAACGATTGGACAAATATCCGTGCAACAGGTGCTACAATTCATGGAACGAATGGATTAACACAGGGTGTTGTGCCCTTCTTGAAAGTTGCTAATGATACAGCTGTAGCGGTAAACCAGGGTGGAAAGCGAAAGGGAGCTGTTTGTGCTTATCTAGAAACTTGGCACTTGGACATCGAAGACTTTGTGGAATTGCGTAAAAATACAGGAGACGAACGTCGCCGTACGCATGACATGAACACCGCGAACTGGATTCCAGATCTTTTCATGAAAAGAGTTAGAGAGCAAAGCGTCTGGACTCTGTTCAATCCATCAGATACACCAGATTTACATGATTTGTATGGCATCGAATTTGAAAAGAGATATTGTGAATACGAAAGACTTGCGCAAGAAGGCAAAATCAAGTTATTTAAAGTAATTCCAGCCATGGATCTTTGGAGAAAAATGATCACCATGCTCTTTGAAACAGGGCACCCATGGATGACATTTAAAGATCCTTCCAATATTCGATCACCACAATCCCACGCTGGTGTTGTGCATAGTTCGAACTTGTGCACGGAAATTTTGCTTAATACATCTGAAAATGAAACCGCTGTTTGCAACCTAGGTTCGATTAACCTTGCTGCACATATTAAAGGTGACTTCTTAGATGAGCAGTTTTTAGCAAAAACAATCCGAACAGCTATGCGTATGCTAGATAATGTGATTGACATTAACTACTATCCAACAAAAGAAGCGCGTGAGTCTAACTTGCGACACCGTCCAGTTGGACTTGGTTTAATGGGTTTCCAAGATGCCTTGTATCATTTCAGAATTGCTTATGACAGCCAAGAAGCTGTAGAATTTGCAGATGCAAGCATGGAAATGATTTCCTATCATGCTATTCTAGCTTCTACAGAGTTGGCTAAGGAAAGAGGCGTTTACTCTTCTTATAGAGGATCCAAGTGGAGCCAGGGCATTCTTCCAATCGACAGCATTGCGCTTTTAGATAATGAAAGAAAGGGTTATCTTCATATGGATAGAACCTCGAAAAAAGATTGGAGCGTGGTTAGAAAAGAGATTCAGAAACATGGGATGCGTAATTGCAATACTATGGCGATTGCTCCAACAGCGACGATTGCACATATTTCAGGGCTTAGTCAATCAATTGAACCGACATTCTCTCTACTGTATGTCAAATCTAACCTTTCAGGTGAATTTGCGGTGTTAAATGAATGGTTAGTCAAAGACCTAAAAGAAAGAGATCTTTGGAACCAGGATATGTTAGATGAGCTCAAATATTATGATGGATCTGTTCAAGAAATTGAACAATTCCCTGAAGATTTGAAGGGCTTGTACAAAACAGCTTTCGAAATTGAACCCAAGTGGTTAATTGAATGTGCTAGCCGCAGACAAAAATGGATCGATATGGGACAATCTTTAAACCTATATGTAAACGCACCTGATGGTAGAAAGCTGAGTGACATGTATTTATTAGCATGGGAAAAAGGATTAAAAACGACCTATTACCTACGATCAAAAGCTGCAACCCAAGTTGAAAAATCGACTTTAGATATCAACAAAAAAGGGATTCAGCCACGCTGGATGAAAAGTCGTTCCGCATCGGGATCAATCCGTGTTGAACGTGATAGCTCTATTCCAAAAAGTTGCAGTTTATCTGGCGATGAATGTGAAAGCTGTCAGTAA
- a CDS encoding inositol monophosphatase family protein, with protein MKLPNLSLLQAYLKTATLAATSGGKILKKYWKNVKQIEDKSTAGDLVTEADKESEKIILQMITEAYPDHAILAEESSEKHLSSSSDFLWVIDPLDGTVNYAHQNPMVAISIALLYQNKVVVGVVFNPFYQELFQAIKGMGATLNGEKITVSQTRALDKSLLATGFAYDRRTTTDTNYPEFCHLTNLTHGVRRFGAASLDLAFVAAGRFDGYWERGLKPWDMAAGALLVQEAGGKISAYNETPFDLQSGKILATNGMLHHALSQELLNLSMQT; from the coding sequence ATGAAACTCCCTAACTTATCTCTATTACAGGCCTACCTAAAAACAGCGACATTGGCTGCTACTAGCGGGGGTAAAATCTTAAAAAAGTACTGGAAAAATGTCAAACAGATCGAAGATAAAAGTACAGCAGGTGATTTAGTTACAGAGGCGGACAAGGAATCAGAAAAAATCATTTTACAAATGATCACCGAAGCTTATCCCGATCACGCCATTCTTGCTGAAGAATCCTCTGAAAAACACCTTTCTTCCTCTTCTGATTTTCTGTGGGTCATTGATCCATTGGATGGCACAGTCAATTATGCCCACCAAAATCCCATGGTGGCTATCTCTATCGCCCTACTTTATCAAAATAAGGTCGTTGTAGGTGTGGTTTTTAATCCTTTTTATCAAGAATTATTCCAAGCTATTAAAGGGATGGGAGCCACATTAAACGGAGAAAAAATCACCGTTTCTCAAACCAGAGCTCTTGACAAAAGCCTTTTAGCCACAGGTTTTGCCTATGATCGGCGCACAACCACTGATACCAATTATCCAGAATTTTGCCATTTAACCAATTTAACACATGGCGTGCGTCGTTTTGGGGCCGCTTCATTGGACCTAGCCTTTGTCGCTGCTGGTCGTTTTGATGGATACTGGGAACGTGGGCTTAAGCCCTGGGACATGGCGGCTGGTGCCTTACTCGTTCAAGAAGCAGGTGGAAAAATATCGGCCTACAATGAAACCCCCTTTGATCTCCAATCGGGGAAAATCTTAGCCACTAATGGAATGCTACATCATGCTTTAAGTCAAGAGTTACTTAACTTATCTATGCAAACTTAA
- the recA gene encoding recombinase RecA translates to MAQPSEAERKKALDLAVSHIKKQFGDGAIMSLGSHSSMREISVIKTGALTLDVALGIGGIPRGRIIEIFGPESSGKSTLATHIVANAQKAGGLAAYIDAEHALDPSYAAKIGVNVDELLISQPDSGEEALNIAETLARSNAVDVIVIDSVAALVPKSELEGEIGDSFIGLQARMMSQALRKLAATLAKSNTCAIFINQIREKIGVMFGNPETTTGGRALKFYSSIRLDIRRTAGIKGPDNSEVGNRVKVKVVKNKVAPPFRSAEFDILFNEGISRTGAVIDLGTEYQIIDKKGAWFSYQGQRLGQGREAVRDELKTNPKLLDEIEQLIMQKCKDGLATTSLKSAAHVDADEKELVEV, encoded by the coding sequence ATGGCTCAACCTAGTGAAGCAGAAAGAAAAAAGGCTCTTGACCTAGCGGTCAGTCATATTAAAAAACAATTTGGAGATGGAGCGATTATGTCGCTTGGAAGTCACTCTTCCATGCGCGAAATTAGCGTCATCAAAACAGGCGCTTTAACTTTAGACGTTGCGCTTGGCATCGGCGGGATACCTCGCGGCCGTATTATTGAAATCTTCGGTCCCGAATCTTCCGGAAAATCAACTTTGGCCACTCACATTGTGGCAAATGCCCAAAAAGCAGGCGGACTTGCTGCGTATATCGACGCAGAGCATGCGCTTGATCCTTCCTATGCTGCAAAAATTGGGGTAAATGTGGATGAACTTCTCATTTCACAGCCCGATAGTGGTGAAGAAGCGCTTAACATCGCAGAAACACTTGCACGTTCAAATGCAGTGGATGTGATTGTAATTGACTCCGTTGCAGCGCTTGTTCCAAAAAGTGAGCTAGAAGGCGAAATCGGCGATAGCTTTATCGGTTTGCAGGCTCGTATGATGTCTCAAGCTTTAAGAAAACTCGCTGCAACACTTGCTAAAAGCAATACCTGCGCCATTTTCATTAACCAAATTCGTGAAAAAATTGGTGTCATGTTTGGAAACCCCGAGACAACAACGGGTGGGCGTGCGTTAAAGTTCTACTCCTCTATTCGCCTAGATATTCGCCGTACCGCTGGTATTAAAGGTCCTGACAACTCTGAAGTTGGAAATAGAGTCAAAGTGAAAGTTGTCAAAAATAAAGTTGCGCCACCTTTCCGCTCAGCTGAATTTGACATTCTCTTTAACGAAGGAATTTCTAGAACAGGAGCTGTTATCGATTTAGGAACAGAGTACCAGATTATCGATAAAAAAGGCGCTTGGTTTAGCTATCAGGGGCAGAGATTGGGACAAGGGCGAGAAGCTGTCCGCGATGAGCTAAAAACGAATCCAAAGCTATTGGATGAAATTGAGCAGCTTATCATGCAAAAATGTAAAGATGGACTGGCTACAACATCACTCAAGTCTGCTGCACATGTTGATGCTGACGAAAAAGAGCTTGTTGAAGTCTAA
- a CDS encoding polyprenyl synthetase family protein: MNPFSILLSYQAQVEAKIEQSIAALGAKSKVRDACEYALRNGGKRFRPALVLMVAKTLGKQADASEAALAVEFFHTASLIADDLPCMDNDDERRNMPSLHKVFGEDIALLASYALIAEGYRYLAQNSETLKQQQVSFSDRCDHLCVLAIQNVSYNTGLFGATGGQFLDIHESNLSLSALRDILHKKTVSLFEISFVLGWLFGGGELEKLPLVKKAASHFGMAFQIADDLSDMQQDLKNGRKANMGLLMGVEETVKMFHKETVSFLTVLQELDIQGQELEALIKTLIQKTEECLAVQG, translated from the coding sequence GTGAACCCATTTTCTATTCTTTTATCTTATCAGGCCCAAGTTGAAGCAAAGATTGAGCAAAGTATTGCGGCCTTAGGTGCTAAAAGCAAAGTCAGAGATGCTTGTGAATATGCGCTTCGCAATGGCGGAAAACGTTTTAGGCCCGCGCTTGTTTTAATGGTTGCAAAAACATTGGGTAAACAAGCAGATGCTTCCGAAGCGGCTTTAGCGGTGGAATTTTTTCATACGGCCTCGCTTATTGCGGATGACCTACCTTGTATGGATAATGATGATGAAAGAAGAAATATGCCTTCCCTCCATAAAGTTTTTGGAGAAGACATAGCTTTATTAGCCAGCTATGCGTTAATCGCTGAGGGCTACCGTTATTTGGCTCAAAATAGTGAAACTCTCAAGCAGCAGCAGGTTTCTTTTTCCGATCGTTGTGATCATCTTTGTGTTTTAGCTATTCAAAACGTCTCTTATAACACAGGGCTTTTTGGGGCCACAGGTGGACAATTTTTAGATATTCATGAGTCTAACCTCTCTTTATCTGCATTACGCGATATCTTGCACAAAAAAACGGTCTCATTGTTTGAAATTTCATTTGTGCTGGGGTGGTTATTTGGTGGTGGAGAGCTAGAAAAATTGCCTTTGGTGAAAAAAGCCGCTTCGCATTTTGGAATGGCTTTTCAAATTGCTGATGATTTGAGTGATATGCAACAAGACTTAAAGAATGGACGAAAAGCCAACATGGGATTGTTAATGGGAGTGGAGGAAACAGTTAAGATGTTCCACAAGGAAACAGTTTCTTTTCTGACTGTTTTACAAGAACTTGATATTCAAGGGCAGGAACTTGAAGCTTTAATCAAGACACTCATACAGAAAACTGAAGAGTGTCTTGCTGTGCAGGGCTAA
- a CDS encoding acyltransferase: protein MDFLLPSYFFDLDTYTHKDLFEPNAHVWTALNRLESYLEKMSFQKQEAIVSPSAYLVNPDQIHLGKGTVVEPGAYIQGPCWIGDRCVVRHGAYIRGFVVTGNDCVIGHDTEIIRSILLDHAHAAHFAYLGQSILGNHVNLGAGTKCANLKLDNRPVSIVVEHQKYQTGLRKLGAIIGDSSQIGCNVVTNPGTLLGKNVLCYPTLNCGGFIPSFHIIKSRAQTMTIPIQRGQNG, encoded by the coding sequence ATGGATTTCCTTTTGCCTTCTTATTTCTTCGATTTAGACACGTACACACATAAAGACCTATTTGAACCAAACGCACATGTTTGGACTGCCTTAAATCGATTAGAAAGTTATTTAGAAAAAATGTCGTTCCAAAAACAGGAGGCAATTGTCTCTCCTTCTGCTTACCTTGTGAATCCAGATCAAATTCATTTAGGCAAAGGAACAGTTGTGGAACCAGGTGCCTATATTCAAGGTCCCTGCTGGATTGGAGATCGTTGTGTTGTTCGACATGGGGCTTACATAAGGGGATTTGTTGTAACAGGGAATGATTGTGTCATTGGACACGATACAGAAATCATCCGCAGCATTTTGCTTGATCATGCGCATGCAGCGCATTTTGCTTATCTAGGGCAGTCTATCCTTGGGAACCATGTTAATTTGGGCGCTGGGACCAAATGTGCGAATCTGAAGCTGGATAATCGACCTGTATCGATTGTTGTGGAACATCAAAAATATCAAACAGGTTTAAGAAAGCTGGGTGCAATCATTGGTGATTCATCCCAAATTGGCTGTAATGTTGTGACTAATCCAGGAACTTTACTTGGGAAAAATGTCTTATGCTATCCTACGCTTAATTGTGGGGGATTTATTCCGTCTTTCCACATTATAAAATCGAGAGCTCAAACGATGACGATACCGATTCAAAGAGGTCAAAATGGTTAA